DNA from Thunnus maccoyii chromosome 5, fThuMac1.1, whole genome shotgun sequence:
TCCCACAGTTTAAATACCACTGAAATAGAAGTACTGGTACACACTTTTAATATTACTttgataaaagtaaaattacttgAAAAATATTGTAATCCTAATCCTTAAAGGGTATGTTCACTGTTTGCACTGCagactttattaaaatgttgtttatttttcataaaacatTCTGACTAAAATTCAGCTCCAGTTTTGAGAAACGTATTATTCCACAGCAGCTGAATGCAAAAGAAGAGCAGGTTACTCCTGCTGTTCCCCAAATACAATAACCACACTGTGCTCCATGTGTGTTCatcaaaagaaaagaggaatacaagaaacaaagacaacagcacaaaaagctttattctatattttcttattatcaacaaatgtCTCGTGcagatccaaaccaacaatacgTTTGAGTCCATCACTCAAAACTTCCTGACTTCTCCATGATGAGAGGAGCGAGAAGATAAAGAGAagtggagaagagaagagaggaggaaatgaaggaGTTGGAACACTGAAACATAGAAGATGTGGAGAAGagtcagacataaaaaaaacaggagtcTAAAAAAGACGAGAGCAAGAGTAACATGATGAGATGAGGTTTAAAAGATGACAGGAAGAAGAGTAAACAAAGTGGATGAAGTCActgataatcaaaatatttcgactttactgttgtttttgaaatgaCCAGTTTATGATATTTCCAATTCTGCTTGTTTTCATCACGTCTGCATTTGTCAGGTAATTCTGGTttctttcaacattttaatgatgttttgcaagtttttgtttaaattatacatcaataattaaaacatttggtaataaatgacagaaaatatttttataacatttatcaAATTGTCTCTTCTTCagttaaattatgttttgattCATAAGATCCTACAGGCAGAGACTAAAAAACTGGAGGCTGTGGAGGTTCCCACTAAATGGAAGAGCCGCAGAGCGTCTGTAAGGAGCGTTCAGCTGAGGAAATCTGAAAATCTAAGAAAACTAAACAGGACCAACTCCATCATGAAATCCTGGAGCTGCAGCAAATGCTCCAGGTAGAAAAGGAGTTGAGGAACCATACGTCCATCTGAAGATTCAAACTGATGAACCCGGAGCTGCTGTGACAGACAggaacaagagaagaagaaaatatccCAGCTGCTTTTAGCATGTATCATGTAGCATCCTAGgcccagtttgtgcctctcatgtattagCATACATTCAGGTCACAGATGTAATTATCGGTTACtccaaaaaaataattaatctgCAATGTTTGAAAACCCAAAAGCTTGTTTCAGAATCCTCAAAGACTCTTTTAACGTTTCctagatgaaaaaatatttcgCCTGCTGAATCATAAGAAAAATTTTCAACCTGTTTCTCCAGCTGCTACTCTCCTTCTGTATCAAAACAAAGATGGCAGCTTGTCAGCTATATGGATAGGAAACAGAGTCACAAGTTAAAAATCTTCTTTATCGTGcagtggactttttttttttttttttaatccagatGGTTAGAAGAGTTCTTGGGGATTCTGGAAATACTGTCAGAACAGCAATAGGTCTGCTGaccttctgggtttttcaaacaTTGCCAGCTAATTATCTTTTAGAGAAACTAATGGTTTACCTCTGTAACTGGATGTAGAGTTCAGagaaatcattttattaaacCTTGAGCATAATGTGCCATAACTGTCAGATTTTTAGAACAGATGTATAGTTGCTGTATATTGTATTCTATGTTTATACTTGTGTAAAGCAGATAATTAATTTTTATATGGTTTTAAAATTACTTGGTTGTATGGTTGTAACATAAAggattttgatgttttaatcaTCAGGTCACTGCATGTTTGATCAGTTTTTACAGTCAGAACAGTCGTACAGTCAAACTCTGTAGTTCATCCCTTGTTCAGACTGTGGTTCAGGTTTATGGTACATataaagaaatggaaaatgttaaCTTAAACAGTGTTAACAATGTCTCTGATATAAAGTAGTTGGAGGAGTGtgagacagattaaaaacagaatGGTCCAAATATGTGCAGCAGAGGTGGAGACATCCTGATCGTtatttcccacaatgcacctgGATAGGGCCTTTCATCAGAGCCTCCTGCCTGGTAAACAACGACATCTTTATTGTTTccaataaactttattgaaaCAGACATAACTTGTGTCCATGAACATATCAGAGGGAGCAGGAtgataaaagaaaaggaaataataaaaaaaaaaataaaccatgtaATGCTTTCGGTTGTCATATATGTTGCAACGTAGACCAAACCATCTCCATTACAACTAGTaactccatccactgaggaAGACCACAAGATGTGGATGTGAAAGCCCTGGAATCACAAAGTAAATGGAGCTTGTTTTGAGCGCCAGGCTGCTGTTTctgaggtcaagaatgaaccttgaagttcaaatatttactttttgtcTGTAGTGCTCTGATCTTTCGCAGTACCAGTGTCCttttttcaataataataataacaataataataatttttaataatacattttgtcgTAATAAAGAGCTGCAGGCAGAGTGTTTATGGATCTTGAGGTGGAGCTCAAACACTGTTTGATGACATCTGCTTGCTGACCATCAGTTTTTTCTGACGTCTGTTTGTTCAAGTTTAACCTGGGCGTCTGtttgtctgactgtctgactgtctgtcctGATGGTCCATTTATCCACTCTGCACTCTGACTCTCTGTCATTGTAATGTGATCATACGCTGCTGTATCTTCCAGGACACAGAGAGGCGGATAAAGACATTTTGAGGTTTGTGCCACTTCATGAAATTCAATATTTACAGTCAGCTGAGATGAAGGCATGTTTCCTGGAACAATCCAGATTTTTGGAAGCTCGCTCTGTCGTCCTGCCAGTCAATTGTTTCTAAAGTTTCTCTGAATGTGAGTTTTAACAGTAACAATGCTGCTTTAGAAGCCTGGCTATATATGGCGTATTATATCATTCATAAACATGTGCTTCAGAACGAAGTCTTGTTCCGGTAATTTAAGTTTTGTAAGATTGTACATTGAAGTAGGCATCTGTAAACTCTCTAGTGAAAGCTTGTATGTTCAGGGACTGTGTTTTCAGGCAGTTTCTCATTGGAGGATCCACTACTTATCCTTTACTGAATGCTTGTTTGTACCCTCTGATTAACAGCACAGGACTGAACTCAGACTGGACATGgatctcctgctgctgctgctgttgatgttGCTCTGTAGCTCAGGTCAGACTCAGCTAGAACTCAGATTGGACTCAGGTAGGACTCATCTAAGACTCAATAAAGACTCAGGTAAAACAGTTTGGATTCAGGTAAGAGTAACTAAAAACTCTGGTAAAACTCGGGAAAGACTACTCAGATAAGACTCAGGTTGGATTCTTCTACAACTTGGGTGAGACTTGGATAAAACTCAGTAAAGACTCAGGTAAGACTCAGACTCAGACTGGGGTCAGATTCGAGTCAGACTTGGGTAAGACTCAGATAAGACTCAGGTAGGACTCATCTACAACTCAGGTCAGACTTGGGTAAGACTCCTCTAACCATCCCCTTGAGTGTTTtagcttttaaaaatgaaaactacgTACTGTTTATTCCCTTATGCCAATAAAGCACATCGAAATCGCGAATTGTGAGAGAAAGACCTGTTGTAACCAATCTGCTCAGTTAACTTCACATTAATCAGTCTGTGTATTAACCAGTGTGTTTCCATTAAGATGTTGTTCTAATCTGTCCAAAGCTTTGGTCAAATCATAAAACTGCCTCACTGTCTATTCTAATTTTCTGACACAGGTTTCCAAGCAGAGGAAACCCACACTTACACAGGTATGGAAagtctataaataaaaaaatctataaatgaagaaatgaaaaagaaagctgCAGCACTTTACATTCCAGTTTggtaataacaaaataataaggGGGTAATATCTTGTAATAAAGGGTTATTACCATGGTAATTACAGAGGTAATAGCCTGGTATTATCTTGATATTAAATATTAGACTAGTGGTTATTTTGGAGTTTAATGGCTGTCTGCTCACAATAGTAAGATTGTATTAGGAAGATAGtgtcatatatatcatatatatttattcataatatcAGATAAATTACCGTCAAAATTCTACCTTTAATTCTATAGTTGCTTACCTGGAAACACAGATGATAGATGTTGTATCATAACCATGAATAAGGGTTGAAAAGGGGAACCTGTTTTCTCTTAATTTAATGGTAACAACCCTTTAAACTAAACACTAATGGTCTGAGTCAGTACCTTGAAACAGGTGGTCGTTTCTGTGTTATATCCATGAATTGTGTCAAAGGGCTTAACTGCCTGTTTCTGTTTAATTCTATgattacagtattttaaaatatccGCCAAAGGCCACAGTCACTGGCTGGAAACATGGTCATTTCCATGTAATAACCAATAATCAGGTCTGTAAAATGCTAAACCACCATTTTCTACTTAACTTTATGGCTATGTTAGCTTAAACAAAACACTAAGCGGTGTTTTGTTTAAGCTAACATAGCATAGTTAATACGACAGTTTTAATGTAATAACCATGAATCAGGGctataaaattagatttttctcAATTTTATGGTAATAAGAAGAAACAAGTGGTACAAAGAAACCATCATCTGTGTTTCCAAATAATGTTTTGGTGTTTAGTGTTTAGTTTGAAGGAATAtaactatacaaataaaacaggtGAATTTTCCAACCCTGATTTATGGTCATTAAACCGAAACTACCATATATGTTTCCAGAACAATGAATGGCACACAGTGTTTAGTTTAAAGTATTAATAAGGGGCAGAGACATTCAGtggaaacacagacagtggTTTTAACATAACAACCATAAACTGAGTCTGGAAATGTAAAACCCTTGTTTCCTTTTATGGCAATAATACTTTAAACAGTGTAAGTGTTTAGTGTAGCAGGTAGAAGAGCAGCTGTAGCTTCATGTCTCttctaatgaaactcacttAATTATTTTACTGATGGATGACTCTGTTTTTCACTTTACTgatcttgtgttttttcagaGTCTGATGAGGTCAGATTGGTGGGAGGATCTGGTCGCTGTGCAGGAACACTGGAGATGAAGAACGAGGAGGAGTGGATCCCGGTGTACGTCCTGTCTAGCTGGTCTCTGTATGACACAGCTGCTATTTGTAGACGTCTGGACTGTGGCTATGCTATTTCAGCACGCAAAATATCCACCTCAAGCAGAAAGGCAATGAGCCTTTACCTCTCCGACTGTGTTCGGTCTGGATCTCCTCTGGGGAAGTGTGCAACAGCAGTGATCTCTTCCTCTGTTGTGGAAatcacctgctcaggtaagaCCATCGGggacatctgtctctctctctaaggGAAAGCCATTATGGAAAATATCATTGATCATCATGAGATTTATACAACTTTATTATATGCCAATACACATGACAATATGGTGctattttctgcatttcaaaTTTTACTGCCGTCTAATACTCCAAACTGCAACCAGGAGAACGACAAGACGTCATCATAATTTCTTCTTCGTATCAGACAAAGTGTTAAAACAGTGACATCTGACTCTGTCCAGAAGTCGTCCTTCTGCTGCTGAAAGTCAATGTTGAAGCTTCATTAAGAGCTCACAGTCTCAATGTGAGATAAAACTGGGTTTAGTTTTGGTTTAACTCACAGCGTGATTCCTCAGTGATTCTGAGATGCACACTAAATTTGAGACCAGGGCCCGTATTTCACAGCAGTTGATTCAAAGCCAAGGGACTGGATGCCCACCTCTTTGGTGTTTGTGTTAAGGAGAAGAGAAAACCCAGTGACTGAACAGCTCACCAGACTGTCACCTTACTTTACTTACCTATGTGGAGTCAGTAAAATGACTTGTCCTTGAAAAGGTAgtgtgtttctcctcttcttacCTCTGCCAATCACCTTGCATCCCTGCCTCTGCAGTGACTTCCTCCTCTTTATAATCCCTGTTGTCTTAACACACTGCAGTTTAATCCTCACAACCTATCACTTCCCCCATTGGCCTGTTAGCTTGTGGGAACCACTGAAGGAACCACCTCAGCTCACAGGTCCAAAGAGAAGATAGGGAGTAAGCCCAATACTACTGTGAACTGTACTGTTGTTTGATGGACAAGTAGATTTCTCTTCAGCACTGAAGTAAGTCAACAGAGAAAGGTGAGCTGGTTAAAGTATTCACAGGCTCCATTTCCTTATTAATGGTAGTTAGTTGTCACTTCTTGGTGCACCGATCAATGGGCAGGTTTGTCTCAGCTGTTCAGGTTTGAAAGCGCCTTCCCTGTAAGTGAGGATCCTCTCTGGGCAGACAAAGGTTGGATAAGGGTCTCCTAAAATGCTTTTGCAGTTTTGGTAacatttagattattttttaaaactttatttatttattaaacttttattattaaactctattttatttttatgtttttttccagtctgCATGTACAAATTCTTtgtttatacatacataaacacgtgtaaaaagagacagagacttAAATAGctcaaaacagcaaaataacccaacttaaagttttgttttttttctgcagtctgAAAAAAAGGTGAAGGCTGAAGCTGCAGCTTATAATGCCAACCATTTTAACACATTCTCTTGATCACAGGGGTCAATGTTGTCCTACAAATACCCACTGGCCAGGTCCAGTGTTTAGTGCCACAGAGACTCCTTCAGGTCAGTCAGGCACTCCTCTATTCTGGTCAAAGGAAGGCATCTTTGTGCAGGACTGCATTTAGTTTGCAGTAATCTACACACAGTGTGTAACAGTCATCCTTCCATCCTCAACACAGTATGCATGGATGTTTGTGATCCATGGAATAGCTTTTCCCCCTAATCTAATGGatagtttttaataaaatattactctctgtgtctctccagactctgtcaggctggtgaatggAACCagtctgtgttcaggcagactggaggtgaagtctAACCAGCTTGACCAGTCTAACCGGAcgtggtcctcagtgtgtgaagctgactttgaccagcgggatgcagaggtggtctgtagggagcttggctgtggggctccttcagtcctccaggggtcgctctatggagaagtggaTGCTCCAATGTGGACCAAAGACttccagtgtggaggccatGAGTCTGCTCTCCAGGACTGTGGAAAATCAGACTCAACTAGAAACACCTGCTCATctggcaaagctgttggactcacGTGCTCGGGTAGAAGAGGAGGAATattaatttctattctaattaaactcactttattcttttactgacGACTCACTTGTTTTAGATGCAGGGTaagggtctctggcacaacttcacctacttacaaggtgcacggagaagggaaagaagtctagag
Protein-coding regions in this window:
- the LOC121897262 gene encoding scavenger receptor cysteine-rich type 1 protein M130-like; its protein translation is MKNEEEWIPVYVLSSWSLYDTAAICRRLDCGYAISARKISTSSRKAMSLYLSDCVRSGSPLGKCATAVISSSVVEITCSDSVRLVNGTSLCSGRLEVKSNQLDQSNRTWSSVCEADFDQRDAEVVCRELGCGAPSVLQGSLYGEVDAPMWTKDFQCGGHESALQDCGKSDSTRNTCSSGKAVGLTCSEPVRLVGGGSRCAGMLEVKHQGDWKPVSYMDSRWTLKSAVEVCRQLDCGSALLMGIGEDSSNRTLWHMDTMCIRHGADLRDCVVKNSSFSDVMEITCSVTVSGCHWTELYSYQDNETLKSRDVDLFLEASNHQQMLFVFMTPGKK